One part of the Bacteroidia bacterium genome encodes these proteins:
- a CDS encoding ATP-dependent helicase: MKKKTPTDEQSNVINHDSSCVVVAAPGSGKTYTISEKIRGILKDLPHYMGVIAISYTNKASAELQHRCIGDGLDKKGSFFGTIHKFFISEIIIPFGKMIFGPPANEFEIVERKALGDEWKEKLNALPEIQKDEDILEGHVEAFKGLYQEGVLVLESIGFLALHVFKSSAACRNYIKARYSHIFVDEYQDSKRDQHELFLELHQLGIKAIAVGDIKQAIFSLPECIKELNEHDDFAGFNLSLNHRCHRSINNYAWYFFTGQDLRGEHPKEDADIRVFEKQVTGSEVDIAKWLNDAIPQYMGKFGVQDRNQVAVLVHQNIKFDVLASGLEIKFKVSRKTPLSERADAPAGLFNRILEHLVSGQVSRYGTIEEFIWRDHQPVRAHKADKLIKDLKEKFDGGENLLNHIDLFKEVGEQLLPHEDPLEAIEILKVSLNDDPELERYMSAKKDQVNIMTLHKSKGLEFEIVFHLDLYEWGLPAKKVVDKSTNPWTTEFIRLQQDGSLHFVGITRAKQCVVLCTSTKRHKKKYQSTEIEVKDGRPSEFLWWRRDPELQEMRNDSPF, from the coding sequence ATGAAGAAAAAGACACCAACCGATGAACAATCCAACGTAATCAACCATGACAGCAGTTGTGTTGTCGTGGCGGCCCCTGGGAGCGGTAAAACCTATACGATTTCAGAGAAAATCCGCGGCATCCTCAAGGATCTTCCTCATTATATGGGGGTAATCGCCATATCATACACTAACAAAGCTAGCGCAGAACTACAACACCGTTGTATTGGGGACGGCCTTGATAAGAAGGGTTCATTCTTCGGGACTATTCATAAATTCTTCATTTCTGAAATCATTATCCCTTTTGGAAAAATGATTTTCGGCCCTCCCGCAAATGAGTTTGAAATAGTTGAAAGGAAGGCCTTAGGTGACGAATGGAAAGAGAAATTAAATGCACTACCGGAAATCCAGAAAGATGAAGACATATTAGAGGGACACGTTGAGGCGTTTAAAGGTCTGTACCAAGAAGGTGTTCTTGTACTTGAGTCTATTGGATTCTTGGCCCTCCATGTCTTCAAAAGTTCAGCCGCTTGTAGAAACTACATCAAAGCTCGATACTCCCACATTTTTGTGGATGAATATCAGGATTCAAAGCGTGATCAACATGAACTGTTCCTTGAACTTCATCAACTAGGAATCAAGGCAATCGCTGTTGGCGATATTAAGCAAGCAATTTTCAGTCTGCCCGAATGTATTAAGGAACTTAATGAACATGATGATTTCGCTGGATTCAACCTATCGCTAAATCATAGGTGTCATAGATCAATCAATAACTACGCGTGGTATTTTTTTACTGGTCAGGACTTGCGTGGAGAGCATCCGAAAGAAGATGCTGATATCCGAGTTTTTGAAAAACAGGTAACAGGATCTGAAGTCGATATTGCCAAATGGCTCAATGACGCAATACCGCAATACATGGGAAAGTTCGGTGTGCAAGACAGAAACCAAGTAGCAGTGTTGGTGCATCAAAACATCAAATTTGATGTTTTGGCTTCAGGGCTGGAAATCAAATTCAAGGTTTCAAGGAAAACTCCTCTTTCGGAAAGAGCAGATGCTCCAGCCGGATTATTCAATCGCATACTGGAGCATCTTGTATCCGGTCAAGTGTCTCGGTATGGAACAATTGAAGAGTTTATCTGGCGGGATCATCAGCCGGTAAGAGCCCATAAGGCAGATAAACTTATTAAGGATCTTAAGGAAAAATTTGATGGTGGTGAAAATCTGCTCAATCATATTGACCTTTTTAAAGAGGTTGGCGAGCAACTTTTACCACATGAAGATCCCCTTGAAGCCATAGAAATACTAAAGGTTAGCCTGAATGACGATCCAGAATTGGAAAGATATATGTCCGCTAAGAAGGATCAGGTGAATATTATGACCCTCCATAAATCAAAGGGGCTTGAGTTTGAGATCGTCTTTCACTTGGATCTGTATGAATGGGGTCTTCCTGCAAAAAAAGTTGTAGATAAATCTACTAATCCCTGGACTACGGAATTTATTCGCCTACAGCAAGACGGTTCCTTACATTTCGTAGGAATTACAAGAGCTAAACAGTGCGTTGTACTTTGCACCAGCACAAAACGGCATAAGAAAAAGTATCAAAGCACAGAGATTGAAGTTAAGGATGGAAGGCCTTCAGAGTTTTTATGGTGGCGACGAGACCCTGAACTTCAAGAAATGAGGAATGATAGCCCATTTTAA
- a CDS encoding AAA family ATPase, which translates to MKISKITIKGFRNFKDATINLAQQALIIGPNDIGKTNFIRAFRLLLDPGLSYQDLKPDDSDFYVHEQTDAIEITLKLIDVTEDCLVAKLGKYCSDTHEVFLRYEGFRGNNDEPFRISASPDGTNFTPISRPDYLRVLNLRYIDSNRDLFDYIRREKKNLLEDAKTLRTDQAVVDADDTKQAELKNKLGEINSLVKELSYIQNSTDHLNTELEKLAYHHHGNKVVFEVVEAEAKDFIENIKLANSVNDNQLSIGGAGRNNQIYFALWATKNKIQEDFDKEVTIYCIEEPEAHLHPHQQRKLASYFVNNTSSQLFISSHSPQIASEFSPDSIVKLYNNKPDTKAASDGCGQNIGGAVIDFAHRMNILPAEAFFCSAVLLVEGVSEVMFYKALGSQIGIDLDFYNISVLSVEGIGFEAYIKLFNSLNIPWVIRTDLDVIKKNNGNQYARGISVGKNIYNANGVEVEEIKNQIDSAFQTVNDIDNPDDPTVETAINGFRDAFCKIDFYLANKDLESDLVNSPLKQAIENHYGTGKTDDQYVKLMSAKKGVNMFGFLSAKSGELNALETEKVVEPLKRCKEIVEAQ; encoded by the coding sequence ATGAAGATTTCAAAAATTACCATTAAAGGCTTCCGCAATTTTAAGGATGCAACTATTAACCTTGCACAACAGGCCCTGATCATAGGTCCAAATGATATTGGAAAAACAAACTTTATTCGGGCATTTCGCTTGTTGCTTGATCCTGGATTATCCTATCAAGATCTCAAACCTGATGATTCTGACTTTTACGTGCATGAGCAAACAGACGCCATCGAGATAACACTAAAACTAATTGATGTTACGGAAGACTGCCTTGTAGCAAAGTTAGGTAAGTATTGTAGCGATACTCACGAAGTATTTCTGAGATATGAAGGATTCCGGGGCAACAATGACGAACCATTTCGAATCAGCGCGTCTCCTGATGGTACTAATTTCACTCCGATCAGTCGTCCTGATTATCTACGTGTTCTTAACTTGAGGTACATTGATAGTAACCGGGATCTATTCGATTACATTCGCCGAGAAAAGAAAAACCTCTTAGAAGATGCAAAGACTTTACGGACCGATCAGGCGGTAGTCGATGCCGACGACACCAAACAAGCTGAGCTTAAAAATAAGCTAGGAGAAATAAATAGCTTGGTAAAAGAACTCTCCTACATTCAAAATTCAACTGACCATCTCAACACTGAATTGGAGAAGCTCGCTTACCACCATCATGGGAATAAAGTAGTATTCGAGGTGGTTGAAGCTGAGGCAAAGGACTTCATTGAGAATATTAAGTTGGCCAACTCGGTTAATGATAACCAATTATCGATTGGAGGGGCTGGTAGAAATAATCAGATCTACTTTGCTTTGTGGGCTACGAAGAATAAGATCCAGGAGGACTTTGATAAAGAGGTAACCATTTACTGTATAGAAGAACCCGAAGCCCACCTTCACCCTCACCAACAGAGGAAGCTTGCCAGTTATTTCGTTAACAATACTTCGAGTCAACTTTTCATCTCAAGCCATTCTCCTCAAATAGCAAGTGAGTTTTCTCCTGACTCGATTGTAAAGCTATACAACAATAAACCCGATACAAAGGCTGCGAGTGATGGGTGTGGTCAAAATATCGGAGGTGCAGTCATTGATTTTGCCCACCGGATGAATATCCTTCCAGCAGAAGCCTTCTTTTGTAGTGCTGTATTACTGGTTGAGGGTGTTTCTGAAGTTATGTTTTACAAGGCATTAGGTAGCCAAATAGGGATTGACTTAGATTTCTATAATATCAGCGTGCTGAGCGTTGAAGGAATTGGATTCGAGGCATACATAAAGCTATTCAATTCGTTAAATATACCTTGGGTGATTAGAACAGATCTAGATGTAATTAAAAAGAATAATGGGAATCAGTACGCAAGGGGTATTTCTGTTGGAAAAAATATTTACAATGCCAATGGTGTAGAAGTTGAGGAAATCAAGAACCAAATTGATTCTGCTTTCCAGACTGTTAATGACATTGATAACCCGGATGATCCTACAGTGGAAACCGCAATAAATGGTTTTAGGGATGCCTTTTGTAAAATTGACTTCTATCTGGCAAACAAAGACCTGGAATCAGATTTAGTTAATTCGCCACTGAAACAAGCTATTGAAAATCATTATGGTACAGGTAAAACTGATGATCAATACGTTAAGCTGATGTCAGCCAAGAAGGGTGTAAATATGTTTGGGTTCCTCAGCGCAAAATCTGGGGAGTTAAACGCGCTTGAAACCGAAAAAGTTGTAGAGCCATTAAAGCGTTGTAAGGAAATTGTTGAAGCGCAATGA
- a CDS encoding zincin-like metallopeptidase domain-containing protein — translation MRQQRQAGQKTGQTVDVYQFITDQIVKALEQGRIPWRKTWQGVGYARNYVTKHIYTGINAILTNLSPYEVPYFITLKQANALGGKVRREAKSLPIVYWKISYKDQEGNIVVDEDRFGQDDLTKLFFARYYRVFNISDIEGIDFQLPETPHTHDQLDQCERIIASIPNPPTIRFGGSEPYYAPPIDTVQMPVLNQFESPEAYYATFFHELVHSTGHVSRLMREEVMGTVKFGSLIYSQEELTAEIGAAFLCRVVGIDNPATFTNSTAYIQGWLSKLKDDKKFIFQAASKAKRAVEYILP, via the coding sequence ATGAGACAGCAAAGACAAGCTGGCCAGAAGACTGGTCAGACCGTAGACGTGTATCAGTTTATTACTGATCAGATTGTGAAAGCCTTGGAACAAGGACGGATTCCCTGGAGAAAGACCTGGCAAGGGGTAGGTTATGCCAGAAACTACGTTACCAAGCATATCTATACCGGTATTAACGCCATTCTGACTAATCTTAGTCCGTATGAAGTCCCCTACTTTATCACCCTCAAACAAGCCAATGCTTTGGGCGGTAAAGTCAGACGTGAAGCCAAGAGTCTTCCGATAGTGTACTGGAAGATTTCCTACAAGGACCAGGAAGGCAATATTGTGGTAGATGAAGATAGGTTTGGTCAGGACGATCTGACCAAGCTCTTCTTTGCCCGGTATTATCGGGTCTTCAATATCTCAGATATTGAAGGGATAGACTTTCAGTTACCAGAGACTCCTCATACTCACGATCAGCTTGATCAGTGTGAACGGATCATTGCCAGCATCCCTAATCCACCTACAATCAGATTCGGTGGTAGCGAGCCCTACTATGCTCCACCCATTGATACCGTGCAGATGCCGGTACTCAATCAATTTGAGAGTCCTGAAGCCTACTATGCGACCTTCTTTCATGAGCTGGTACACAGTACTGGGCATGTATCGAGGCTGATGCGCGAAGAAGTGATGGGAACAGTGAAATTTGGTTCACTGATCTACTCCCAGGAAGAGCTGACGGCTGAGATCGGAGCGGCCTTTCTCTGTCGGGTGGTTGGGATTGATAATCCCGCCACCTTCACCAACTCTACCGCCTACATCCAAGGCTGGTTGAGCAAGCTCAAAGATGACAAGAAGTTCATCTTTCAGGCGGCGAGTAAGGCGAAGCGAGCTGTAGAATACATTTTGCCATAA
- a CDS encoding restriction endonuclease, whose translation MNWEEYEDVTKYIYETLGHKKGVKIVGHGKDCKVKGTSGVFHQIDVLISYNDGDNDYLIAIECKHWKKTVNKDVVMKLVCVIEDARIHKGVVVSQKGFTKDARLFAKYKNIDLTVLSELDEKDQKKEAQEPSFEIGTLIVMNKVERSRPEILSITFDPRKPELSSLPPHLLILRQKDGKDTPLNHYIATFKKQLHKLEAEKILQEYYDLKEGHLINKATKEIVPIRGFTLKGKLTVKNISGNRQIDIVDEVWMKMKVLFEGKSYTISKTGMIKEDRK comes from the coding sequence ATGAACTGGGAAGAATATGAAGACGTAACCAAATACATCTACGAGACCCTAGGCCATAAAAAGGGAGTTAAGATCGTTGGGCATGGGAAAGATTGTAAAGTAAAAGGCACATCAGGCGTTTTCCATCAAATAGATGTGCTGATCAGTTACAATGATGGAGATAATGACTACTTGATAGCCATAGAATGTAAACACTGGAAAAAAACGGTAAACAAAGACGTCGTTATGAAATTGGTCTGTGTTATTGAAGACGCCAGAATCCATAAGGGTGTAGTCGTTTCTCAAAAGGGTTTTACCAAGGATGCAAGGTTGTTTGCTAAGTATAAAAACATAGACCTGACGGTGCTCAGCGAGCTAGATGAAAAGGATCAAAAGAAAGAGGCGCAAGAACCGAGCTTTGAAATCGGGACGCTCATCGTTATGAACAAGGTTGAACGAAGTCGCCCCGAGATATTGAGTATAACGTTTGATCCACGAAAACCAGAGCTCTCATCTCTACCACCACATCTTTTAATCTTAAGGCAAAAAGATGGCAAAGACACCCCACTTAATCATTACATCGCGACTTTTAAAAAGCAGCTGCATAAGTTAGAGGCGGAGAAAATACTTCAGGAGTATTATGATCTCAAAGAGGGTCATTTGATTAATAAAGCAACCAAAGAGATAGTGCCAATTAGAGGCTTCACCTTGAAAGGCAAACTAACCGTAAAGAACATAAGTGGAAACCGGCAGATAGACATTGTGGATGAAGTTTGGATGAAAATGAAAGTACTGTTTGAAGGCAAATCTTATACTATTTCTAAGACGGGTATGATTAAAGAAGATAGGAAGTAG
- a CDS encoding helix-turn-helix transcriptional regulator encodes MGPQDEIQLFLDTFGKRVKELRNQKGLTQHDLADRSYMDIRQIQRIEAGDINTSIWNAHLIAEGLEVPIDKLFLNKLEDSQSTPPQSD; translated from the coding sequence ATGGGCCCTCAGGATGAAATACAGCTATTTTTAGATACTTTTGGGAAAAGAGTGAAGGAGCTAAGAAACCAAAAAGGGCTAACGCAACATGATTTGGCAGACCGCTCTTATATGGATATTAGGCAGATTCAACGAATAGAAGCTGGAGATATTAATACGTCGATTTGGAATGCACATCTAATTGCAGAAGGTCTGGAGGTACCCATAGATAAGCTATTCCTAAATAAGCTAGAGGATAGCCAAAGTACCCCTCCTCAATCAGACTGA
- a CDS encoding PKD domain-containing protein — translation MKKVTLWLFMVLVGFCLDINTSSAQTGCGINPPSSIAAIAIPGSQKITIPVAFHVVLPPGDIAANNWVVKCQDLLAKMNQQYNDIDPTDIITTPYYTSQKNAALNGNMNIEFVMAAVSSFPGGGGVMTVPSTQIYRAPDGTAGCVNPSADNVKSSTTGGSDVVEPDQLLNIWVCDLRGCQIDPDINDYPSIGGYAEFPWCGSTNSSLDGVVINYQSVLQLTSTPTHEVGHWLGLLHTFGKNGLQNSDHVDDTTPEGWLGGKSISDGYNCANSSEPWPLSSVGFPLPKIYPAMAMNYMSYASDNCLSMFTNGQVTRVRESIRAYRPLLEYTDVMFEPNESAAAVEMAGHQANITHPAVGTANSGINELRAYVDWTNGDKDFYYIDLYGATTDGKLTVKLLGEPDLDVVVTDLNGNVLSSRQTSGGKLIDYCLDAALATCNGLIIQVVETGNFGGSTSAQPYTLRYYWSPNATCTATNTSGGGAGAPVTLSASSLTSCPGGQIVLTATGAASYDWKDANGAVWCAGCPSPQTVDLPSSGSSATYKVSADNTNCDEESVTITLNPNTMTLFPGSTRTIQSGNSTTIDAGVVGGNAPITYQWEWLGNNTATGANQTVSPSVTTRYYVTATDATGCQKTSSQLVNVVGGTIATCASGNPHDEPATAASFTPGTATSNVAGIAGITCATVTTAPARPACQANAKDVWFVGDVATTETYTITAAEVGNTPSNDLRMAIYTGPNANALTLQSCNFTNAGNTSTATLAANAGDKIWVRAWDNANADVVISVTAQTTVAPGPLPDLTSVGALTVTTLPSASTANGLTILDVNGATGAAGAHYTDVWFVPSTFTTPGVFPRDQAIRVWHVQVPGLAPSGNYNYAFTGVDMTAFNLPVGSYVVHVSTDASGQVTESNETNNWSVITQAASTVIEVVTVTSQTSPEGDLFVSDVSLDKSSYTPGEAVAMDFTVDYGAGSNFQGNTGGGKPVTSTRKMMAVDPNVRVYYSINSSTPDSTSDLLVATTQLSNMTTGSSQSSTLNFTLPTQAQLATYGVIPGANGAANQGKLWLMVDHEDVIPEAPDDWNNGAAVNYNIVSSPTRANYALTAVGAGTSGAGPGVIEPGESFGITFTAINNGIADASDSLVVSIYLGTQPTVAGTQQLVGTKKFAPLAVGQSPPPNASSVPFAVPCNFVPGDIYFMRLALDPNNDEVEIDEVDNDGFVEWVVDPTYTPTSATVFTLAPTTTCVGAPVDLAVSSDYLVNTPTNTVWDFGDGTVLSSGNAISRQHTYATAGTYTVTVTINGGQCNSAGTVITHSINVNPSAASQVSLTNVSDSELCLGTTLSVAASSVAGIDYLWDWNDGTFATTASATHTYTDPGTYDVSLLVSDNNGCEAATFDTTIVVKVTPRPVPEFSLPLIRCVGLMDTVFTNTPSSSPYIWDDGQGNVTTTSFPGIYPTYSTPGTYTLMLTASDACGVEDTAVFITVVSDIGLSAITIPNTGAGSADGEIDLIVNGGYAPFIYDWSNGETTEDLDSLTNGIYIVSVSDQVGCSSIDSFTVNSTTFPVSWLSITANAINTTDAEVELVGVFDQDNEEVTLEYSRDGIIWKEIEQKTISPDIGIAYPVTFIHYDAAVGTNYAIYRGRGTDQDGNFNYTPKVEVYWKYNEFSLLNIFPNPAHDQINIHYTQENKRRTVVSVYNMVGQLVSQKSQISNHSGAESFSIDTQSFPEGIYLIVLSNDKDRHHMKFVVEH, via the coding sequence ATGAAGAAAGTAACTTTATGGTTATTCATGGTATTGGTTGGTTTCTGTCTTGATATCAATACTTCATCTGCGCAGACGGGATGTGGAATTAATCCACCCTCGTCAATCGCTGCGATAGCAATACCTGGATCACAAAAGATTACCATACCGGTAGCTTTTCATGTGGTGCTACCTCCGGGTGATATTGCTGCCAATAATTGGGTGGTCAAATGTCAAGATTTGTTGGCTAAAATGAACCAACAATACAATGATATTGATCCCACTGATATTATAACGACGCCATATTACACCTCTCAAAAAAACGCTGCATTAAATGGCAACATGAATATTGAATTCGTGATGGCGGCAGTCTCTTCATTTCCAGGTGGAGGAGGTGTAATGACAGTCCCTTCCACTCAGATCTACCGTGCCCCCGATGGTACAGCTGGTTGTGTGAATCCTAGTGCAGATAATGTTAAATCGTCTACCACAGGCGGTAGTGATGTTGTTGAGCCTGATCAATTGCTCAATATTTGGGTTTGTGATTTAAGAGGTTGTCAGATTGATCCTGATATCAATGATTACCCGTCCATCGGTGGTTACGCTGAATTCCCTTGGTGTGGCTCAACCAACTCATCTCTGGATGGTGTGGTCATTAATTATCAATCAGTGTTACAGCTCACTTCAACTCCAACTCATGAGGTAGGACATTGGTTGGGACTGTTACATACCTTTGGTAAGAATGGTCTTCAAAATAGTGATCATGTTGATGATACAACACCAGAAGGTTGGTTAGGGGGGAAGTCTATTTCAGATGGCTACAATTGTGCTAACTCTAGTGAGCCATGGCCACTGTCATCGGTGGGTTTTCCTCTTCCAAAAATTTATCCAGCAATGGCTATGAACTACATGTCCTATGCTAGTGATAATTGTTTGAGTATGTTCACCAATGGACAGGTAACTAGAGTACGTGAGTCAATTAGAGCTTATCGACCGTTGTTGGAATATACAGATGTAATGTTCGAACCCAACGAATCTGCTGCTGCAGTAGAGATGGCAGGTCATCAGGCCAATATTACTCATCCTGCTGTTGGTACTGCGAATTCTGGGATTAATGAACTGCGTGCTTACGTTGACTGGACGAATGGTGATAAGGATTTCTATTACATTGACCTCTATGGTGCGACTACCGATGGAAAGCTGACCGTCAAATTACTTGGCGAGCCAGATCTTGATGTAGTGGTTACTGATCTCAATGGCAATGTTTTGTCCTCACGTCAGACGAGTGGTGGCAAGCTGATAGACTATTGTCTTGATGCAGCTTTGGCTACATGTAATGGCTTGATCATTCAGGTAGTAGAGACGGGAAACTTTGGTGGATCGACTTCGGCTCAGCCCTATACGCTGCGCTACTATTGGTCACCCAATGCAACCTGTACTGCAACCAACACCTCCGGTGGGGGAGCGGGTGCGCCTGTGACCTTGTCGGCGAGTTCGTTGACGTCATGTCCCGGTGGGCAGATTGTGCTGACCGCGACGGGCGCTGCCAGTTATGACTGGAAAGATGCGAACGGAGCGGTCTGGTGTGCAGGGTGTCCGAGCCCGCAAACGGTAGATTTGCCCTCTAGCGGTAGCTCGGCAACCTACAAAGTATCAGCCGATAACACCAACTGTGACGAAGAATCGGTAACCATTACCCTCAACCCCAATACCATGACACTCTTTCCTGGTAGTACCAGGACAATACAGTCTGGTAACAGCACCACAATTGATGCTGGAGTAGTGGGTGGTAATGCGCCAATCACGTATCAGTGGGAATGGCTGGGCAACAACACGGCTACTGGTGCCAACCAGACCGTTAGCCCATCCGTAACAACCAGATACTATGTCACCGCGACTGATGCGACCGGATGTCAAAAGACCAGCTCACAGCTCGTCAATGTTGTGGGTGGAACGATTGCAACCTGCGCCAGTGGTAATCCTCATGATGAGCCAGCCACGGCGGCCTCATTTACACCAGGAACAGCTACGAGCAATGTAGCGGGCATAGCCGGGATTACCTGTGCTACCGTTACCACCGCTCCAGCGCGACCTGCGTGTCAGGCCAATGCCAAGGACGTATGGTTTGTGGGTGATGTCGCTACGACCGAGACGTATACCATTACGGCGGCGGAAGTAGGCAATACACCCAGCAATGATCTACGAATGGCGATCTATACTGGTCCCAATGCTAATGCACTGACGTTGCAATCATGCAATTTTACCAATGCGGGCAATACCTCGACAGCGACTCTGGCAGCCAATGCCGGAGACAAAATCTGGGTGCGTGCTTGGGACAATGCCAATGCCGATGTGGTGATTAGTGTGACCGCACAGACAACAGTTGCACCAGGTCCACTACCTGACCTGACGTCAGTAGGGGCACTCACAGTGACGACGTTGCCCAGTGCCAGTACAGCCAATGGTCTGACCATACTGGATGTCAATGGCGCTACCGGTGCAGCCGGAGCCCATTACACCGATGTGTGGTTCGTACCCAGTACGTTTACGACGCCGGGTGTCTTTCCTCGCGATCAGGCGATCCGCGTATGGCACGTTCAGGTACCAGGTCTAGCTCCTTCAGGCAATTACAATTATGCCTTTACGGGAGTAGACATGACCGCCTTTAATCTGCCAGTGGGATCCTATGTGGTCCACGTATCGACTGATGCCTCGGGACAAGTCACCGAGAGTAACGAGACCAACAATTGGTCCGTGATTACTCAGGCGGCTTCGACTGTGATTGAAGTGGTAACGGTGACAAGCCAGACATCTCCGGAAGGGGATTTGTTTGTGTCTGATGTGTCGCTCGACAAGAGCTCATACACACCAGGCGAAGCCGTGGCCATGGATTTTACCGTTGATTATGGCGCTGGTTCAAACTTCCAAGGTAATACCGGGGGAGGCAAGCCAGTAACAAGCACGAGGAAAATGATGGCCGTTGATCCTAATGTGAGAGTATATTACTCAATCAATAGTTCGACGCCTGATTCGACCAGTGACTTGTTGGTTGCGACCACGCAACTGTCCAACATGACCACCGGCTCTAGCCAATCCAGTACGCTCAATTTTACCCTACCGACGCAAGCTCAGCTGGCGACGTATGGTGTGATACCAGGCGCCAATGGAGCCGCCAATCAAGGCAAGCTCTGGCTGATGGTCGATCACGAAGATGTGATCCCTGAAGCTCCGGATGATTGGAATAACGGTGCGGCAGTCAATTACAACATTGTCTCGAGTCCAACCCGAGCTAACTATGCCCTTACTGCGGTAGGAGCAGGTACCTCGGGAGCTGGTCCAGGAGTGATCGAGCCGGGTGAATCCTTTGGGATTACCTTTACGGCGATCAACAATGGGATTGCGGATGCGTCTGATAGTCTGGTAGTGAGTATTTATCTTGGAACACAGCCGACCGTCGCTGGTACCCAGCAATTGGTCGGTACCAAGAAATTTGCTCCGCTAGCTGTGGGACAATCACCTCCGCCCAATGCATCGAGTGTGCCCTTTGCGGTACCATGCAATTTTGTGCCAGGTGACATTTACTTTATGCGTCTGGCGCTTGATCCCAACAATGATGAAGTCGAAATAGACGAGGTTGACAATGATGGCTTTGTAGAATGGGTCGTTGATCCTACCTACACGCCGACCAGTGCAACTGTCTTTACCTTGGCCCCGACCACAACCTGTGTGGGAGCGCCGGTAGATCTGGCAGTGAGCAGTGATTATCTCGTCAATACGCCGACCAATACCGTCTGGGACTTTGGCGATGGGACTGTGCTATCGAGTGGCAATGCCATCTCGCGTCAGCATACCTACGCTACAGCCGGAACGTATACGGTAACCGTGACGATCAATGGCGGACAGTGTAATAGTGCGGGAACAGTAATTACCCATAGTATTAACGTCAATCCATCCGCGGCTAGCCAGGTCAGTCTGACCAATGTATCTGATAGTGAATTGTGCCTTGGTACAACATTGTCGGTTGCGGCTTCGAGTGTGGCAGGGATTGACTATCTGTGGGACTGGAATGATGGTACCTTTGCTACCACAGCCAGTGCTACGCATACCTACACTGATCCAGGTACCTATGATGTGTCATTGCTGGTCAGTGATAACAATGGTTGTGAAGCGGCGACCTTTGATACCACGATAGTGGTCAAGGTGACGCCGCGTCCGGTACCGGAGTTTTCGCTGCCTCTGATACGTTGTGTTGGTCTGATGGATACCGTCTTTACCAATACGCCGTCTAGCAGCCCATATATTTGGGATGATGGACAAGGTAATGTAACGACTACCAGCTTTCCTGGGATTTATCCAACGTACTCAACACCGGGAACGTATACCTTGATGCTCACAGCCTCTGATGCTTGTGGGGTAGAGGATACCGCGGTATTTATTACAGTTGTATCAGATATTGGATTGAGCGCGATAACGATTCCAAACACTGGAGCTGGTAGCGCTGATGGCGAGATTGATTTAATCGTCAATGGTGGTTATGCGCCATTTATCTATGATTGGAGTAATGGGGAAACCACTGAAGATCTTGATAGTCTAACAAACGGAATATATATCGTTTCTGTCAGCGACCAAGTTGGTTGCTCATCTATTGATTCTTTTACTGTTAACTCAACAACTTTTCCCGTCTCCTGGCTCTCCATCACCGCAAATGCTATTAATACTACGGATGCTGAAGTCGAATTGGTAGGCGTATTCGACCAAGACAATGAAGAAGTAACATTGGAATACTCTAGAGACGGAATCATCTGGAAAGAGATAGAACAAAAGACTATTTCACCAGACATTGGCATTGCATATCCAGTTACTTTTATACACTATGATGCAGCGGTAGGCACTAACTATGCAATATATCGTGGAAGAGGAACCGATCAAGATGGAAACTTTAACTATACCCCCAAAGTTGAGGTCTACTGGAAATACAATGAGTTTTCTCTTCTTAATATATTTCCTAATCCTGCTCATGATCAAATTAATATTCACTACACTCAGGAGAATAAACGCCGAACAGTAGTGAGTGTATACAACATGGTTGGACAATTAGTGTCCCAGAAGAGTCAGATCTCTAATCATAGCGGGGCAGAATCATTCTCAATTGATACACAATCATTTCCCGAAGGAATATATCTCATCGTATTGAGTAATGATAAAGATCGTCATCATATGAAGTTTGTAGTCGAGCATTAA